One window of the Salvia splendens isolate huo1 chromosome 1, SspV2, whole genome shotgun sequence genome contains the following:
- the LOC121742775 gene encoding uncharacterized protein LOC121742775 isoform X4 has translation MGQKSNITGNLGESYQLDERALLASIARAIGSCGRTRISTTLPNRLGKVLAPLLCHDYKKKHGKLDDFVASHPDLFLIEGDYIQLREGAQKTIAATATAAKVAAAAAAAAAPSSLSSLVPSVAVTPMAHSHRSKKFSAMQSQNLNRSTFHVAGGVSNDILSKSNDHAEPTSSVTVGSTMLSTGNGMSPDRIGHPQSKGPFQRTGMSMAGQKQSRTTGAASIHRR, from the exons ATGGGTCAGAAAAGTAATATAACTGGAAATCTTGGCGAAAGTTATCAATTGGATGAAAGAGCATTACTGGCTTCTATAGCTCGTGCTATAGGATCTTGTGGCAGGACAAGAATTAGTACGACT CTTCCAAATAGACTTGGGAAAGTGCTTGCACCTCTTCTTTGTCATGATTATAAAAAGAAACACGGGAAGCTTGATGATTTTGTTGCCAGTCATCCTGAT TTATTTTTGATCGAGGGAGACTACATTCAGCTTCGAGAAGGTGCACAGAAAACCATAGCAGCCACAGCAACTGCTGCTAAAGTggccgctgctgctgctgctgccgctGCTCCATCTTCTCTTTCATCACTTGTGCCTTCTGTAGCAGTCACTCCCATGGCACATTCCCACAGATCGAAAAAG TTCTCAGCAATGCAAAGTCAGAACTTGAACAGAAGCACCTTTCATGTTGCTGGAGGAGTCTCGAATGATATTTTGAGCAAATCAAATGATCATGCAGAACCGACGAGCTCTGTTACTGTGGGGTCTACCATGTTGTCAACTGGAAATGGAATGAGCCCTGACAGAATTGGTCATCCTCAAAGCAAAGGTCCATTTCAGAGGACTGGCATGAGCATGGCTGGGCAAAAACAGAGCAG AACAACTGGTGCTGCATCAATTCACAGAAGATA G
- the LOC121742775 gene encoding uncharacterized protein LOC121742775 isoform X5, with amino-acid sequence MGQKSNITGNLGESYQLDERALLASIARAIGSCGRTRISTTLPNRLGKVLAPLLCHDYKKKHGKLDDFVASHPDLFLIEGDYIQLREGAQKTIAATATAAKVAAAAAAAAAPSSLSSLVPSVAVTPMAHSHRSKKFSAMQSQNLNRSTFHVAGGVSNDILSKSNDHAEPTSSVTVGSTMLSTGNGMSPDRIGHPQSKGPFQRTGMSMAGQKQSRTTGAASIHRR; translated from the exons ATGGGTCAGAAAAGTAATATAACTGGAAATCTTGGCGAAAGTTATCAATTGGATGAAAGAGCATTACTGGCTTCTATAGCTCGTGCTATAGGATCTTGTGGCAGGACAAGAATTAGTACGACT CTTCCAAATAGACTTGGGAAAGTGCTTGCACCTCTTCTTTGTCATGATTATAAAAAGAAACACGGGAAGCTTGATGATTTTGTTGCCAGTCATCCTGAT TTATTTTTGATCGAGGGAGACTACATTCAGCTTCGAGAAGGTGCACAGAAAACCATAGCAGCCACAGCAACTGCTGCTAAAGTggccgctgctgctgctgctgccgctGCTCCATCTTCTCTTTCATCACTTGTGCCTTCTGTAGCAGTCACTCCCATGGCACATTCCCACAGATCGAAAAAG TTCTCAGCAATGCAAAGTCAGAACTTGAACAGAAGCACCTTTCATGTTGCTGGAGGAGTCTCGAATGATATTTTGAGCAAATCAAATGATCATGCAGAACCGACGAGCTCTGTTACTGTGGGGTCTACCATGTTGTCAACTGGAAATGGAATGAGCCCTGACAGAATTGGTCATCCTCAAAGCAAAGGTCCATTTCAGAGGACTGGCATGAGCATGGCTGGGCAAAAACAGAGCAG AACAACTGGTGCTGCATCAATTCACAGAAGATA A
- the LOC121742775 gene encoding uncharacterized protein LOC121742775 isoform X1, with translation MGQKSNITGNLGESYQLDERALLASIARAIGSCGRTRISTTLPNRLGKVLAPLLCHDYKKKHGKLDDFVASHPDLFLIEGDYIQLREGAQKTIAATATAAKVAAAAAAAAAPSSLSSLVPSVAVTPMAHSHRSKKFSAMQSQNLNRSTFHVAGGVSNDILSKSNDHAEPTSSVTVGSTMLSTGNGMSPDRIGHPQSKGPFQRTGMSMAGQKQSRSALDIIKISNNNPFIRNKVLLLYSFRTTGAASIHRR, from the exons ATGGGTCAGAAAAGTAATATAACTGGAAATCTTGGCGAAAGTTATCAATTGGATGAAAGAGCATTACTGGCTTCTATAGCTCGTGCTATAGGATCTTGTGGCAGGACAAGAATTAGTACGACT CTTCCAAATAGACTTGGGAAAGTGCTTGCACCTCTTCTTTGTCATGATTATAAAAAGAAACACGGGAAGCTTGATGATTTTGTTGCCAGTCATCCTGAT TTATTTTTGATCGAGGGAGACTACATTCAGCTTCGAGAAGGTGCACAGAAAACCATAGCAGCCACAGCAACTGCTGCTAAAGTggccgctgctgctgctgctgccgctGCTCCATCTTCTCTTTCATCACTTGTGCCTTCTGTAGCAGTCACTCCCATGGCACATTCCCACAGATCGAAAAAG TTCTCAGCAATGCAAAGTCAGAACTTGAACAGAAGCACCTTTCATGTTGCTGGAGGAGTCTCGAATGATATTTTGAGCAAATCAAATGATCATGCAGAACCGACGAGCTCTGTTACTGTGGGGTCTACCATGTTGTCAACTGGAAATGGAATGAGCCCTGACAGAATTGGTCATCCTCAAAGCAAAGGTCCATTTCAGAGGACTGGCATGAGCATGGCTGGGCAAAAACAGAGCAGGTCTGCACTAGATATTATAAAAATTTCCAATAATAATCCCTTTATTAGAAATAAAGTCTTACTACTATACTCTTTCAGAACAACTGGTGCTGCATCAATTCACAGAAGATAG
- the LOC121797794 gene encoding uncharacterized protein LOC121797794 → MVNSRGDSRLDAVEKANEELNERVTSLESKLDSLLVEMRTGFASLTPGTKVPPEDGASSEHRESNSVSTGNNPPSPMPTFDGTDALAWLARAEQYFLISDTAPEKRVGVAMVALAGAALPWYQLLRRRNPDLSWARFARELMKRFGGNGALDEYEAFAAVRHTGSLAEYVAAFEARLAQVPDIACHQYLGFFMAALRPEVRLQMKAAKITSYEDAVELALDIDVLASQHPQRTAPAPSHTGSQPYTGQQRRPSTTGYSSAPSQLSSTGPSRPMSKRFRNISPEEYRRHIAAGTCVKCGLKFSPTHKCPPKTLNVLICDDDKLPTEDLELEEELEDANKPELSVLSLHGLDTANTMKLFGHVGQQQVKIMVDSGANYCFISEQCAQQLQLRITPTSPYSVVLGDGSTRRAAGICKGVTVTMANEDFTISCYVFPLRNIDIILGVSWLASLGYVMVNWQHSSMDFSIHGRPVALKGNPSLMRRACSTGDLRRLEEGDCGWVLHSIDATPSASPFGIDPTLATEAVDQLQQLIRQYPAITESATDLPPRRQTDHRIPLLPGTEPVSVRPYRYNHLQKDEMEKLVAEMLESGVIQPSTSPFSSPVLLVRKKDGSWRFCVDYRELNKRTVPDKYPIPVIQELLDELHGARWFSKIDLKAGYHQIRVATEDVPKTAFRTHSGHYEFLVMPFGLTNAPATFQSLMNDIFRPALRKYVLVFFDDILVYSTSWPDHLHHLHLVFTALQAHSLVVNAKKCLLGRDSVEYLGHIVSLEGVKMDPAKISAVLRWPTPSSLKGVRGFLGLTGYYRRFIRDYGKIAAPLTDLLKKPQSATPKRPWAWPPAAASAFEALKTALTSAPLLKMPDFSKDFVIECDASGRGLGAVLMQDRQPIAYFSKTLAGRWLAKSAYEK, encoded by the coding sequence atggTGAACTCTCGAGGTGATTCTCGCCTTGACGCAGTGGAGAAGGCAAACGAGGAACTCAACGAACGGGTCACATCATTGGAGTCCAAGCTCGACTCCTTGTTGGTCGAAATGCGCACGGGATTCGCGTCCCTCACCCCCGGTACCAAAGTCCCTCCGGAGGACGGGGCTTCTTCCGAGCACCGGGAATCAAATTCGGTTTCAACTGGCAACAATCCCCCATCCCCTATGCCGACGTTTGACGGCACCGACGCCCTCGCATGGCTGGCACGGGCGGAGCAATACTTCCTGATTTCGGATACGGCGCCCGAGAAGCGGGTGGGCGTAGCCATGGTGGCGTTGGCCGGCGCCGCCCTCCCCTGGTATCAGCTTCTGCGGAGACGGAATCCAGACCTCTCCTGGGCCCGGTTTGCTCGCGAGTTGATGAAACGTTTCGGGGGAAATGGGGCCCTGGACGAATACGAGGCGTTTGCAGCAGTCCGGCACACGGGCTCCCTCGCAGAATATGTAGCAGCATTCGAGGCACGCCTCGCTCAGGTACCGGATATAGCCTGCCACCAGTACCTCGGATTTTTCATGGCGGCCCTCCGCCCGGAGGTGCGCCTCCAGATGAAGGCTGCAAAGATCACATCATATGAAGATGCAGTAGAATTGGCACTGGACATAGATGTGCTCGCATCACAGCATCCTCAGAGGACAGCCCCTGCCCCCTCCCACACGGGGTCGCAGCCCTACACCGGGCAACAGCGTCGCCCGTCGACCACCGGTTACTCAAGCGCGCCCTCTCAGCTCTCTTCCACAGGACCGTCCCGGCCAATGTCCAAACGCTTCCGGAATATCTCCCCGGAAGAATATAGGCGGCATATCGCGGCTGGCACCTGTGTCAAGTGCGGTCTCAAGTTTAGCCCGACTCACAAGTGCCCGCCCAAGACCCTCAATGTCCTCATCTGCGACGACGACAAGCTGCCAACAGAGGACCTGGAGCTAGAGGAGGAGCTAGAAGATGCGAATAAACCGGAACTCTCCGTTCTATCCCTACATGGCTTGGACACGGCAAATACCATGAAATTGTTCGGCCATGTGGGGCAGCAGCAGGTCAAGATTATGGTGGATAGCGGGGCAAACTACTGTTTCATCTCCGAGCAATGCGCCCAACAGCTCCAACTGCGGATCACCCCAACGTCTCCCTACTCAGTCGTTCTAGGGGACGGCTCCACACGGCGTGCGGCTGGAATCTGCAAAGGGGTCACAGTGACAATGGCAAACGAGGACTTCACCATATCTTGCTATGTATTTCCCCTTCGCAACATCGACATCATCTTGGGAGTGTCGTGGCTCGCCTCCCTGGGGTACGTCATGGTTAATTGGCAACATTCCTCGATGGATTTCTCCATCCACGGCAGACCCGTGGCCCTCAAGGGGAATCCATCCCTCATGCGGCGGGCCTGCTCCACCGGGGACCTCCGTCGCCTGGAGGAAGGCGACTGCGGATGGGTCCTCCACTCAATAGACGCCACGCCATCAGCCTCTCCTTTCGGCATCGACCCGACCCTAGCGACCGAAGCCGTGGACCAGTTACAGCAGCTGATCAGGCAATACCCCGCAATCACAGAATCCGCAACCGACTTACCGCCCCGCCGCCAGACAGACCACAGGATACCGCTTCTACCAGGTACGGAGCCCGTCTCCGTTCGTCCATATCGTTACAATCATCTACAGAAGGACGAAATGGAAAAGCTCGTCGCGGAAATGCTGGAGTCAGGCGTGATCCAGCCCAGCACAAGTCCATTTTCCAGCCCGGTACTCCTCGTTCGCAAGAAGGATGGCTCGTGGAGATTTTGCGTGGACTACCGGGAGTTGAACAAAAGGACGGTCCCGGATAAGTACCCCATTCCGGTGATACAGGAGCTGTTGGATGAGCTACATGGGGCTCGATGGTTCAGCAAGATCGATTTAAAGGCGGGGTACCACCAAATCCGGGTGGCGACCGAGGACGTCCCCAAAACCGCATTCCGAACCCACTCCGGCCATTACGAGTTCTTGGTAATGCCGTTCGGCCTCACCAACGCCCCGGCAACCTTCCAGAGCCTCATGAATGATATTTTCAGACCGGCATTGCGGAAGTACGTCTTGGTTTTTTTCGACGATATCCTCGTCTACAGTACCTCGTGGCCCGACCATCTGCACCACCTACACTTGGTTTTCACGGCACTGCAGGCTCACTCCCTCGTGGTGAACGCAAAGAAGTGCCTCCTGGGCCGAGACAGCGTCGAATACTTAGGCCACATCGTATCCCTCGAGGGCGTAAAGATGGACCCGGCCAAGATCTCAGCAGTCCTCCGCTGGCCCACCCCATCCTCGTTGAAGGGCGTGCGCGGGTTCCTTGGCCTAACCGGGTATTACCGCCGTTTCATCCGGGACTACGGCAAAATTGCAGCGCCCCTCACGGATCTACTGAAAAAACCGCAGTCCGCGACCCCGAAGCGACCATGGGCATGGCCACCGGCGGCAGCCTCGGCATTTGAGGCACTCAAGACGGCTCTGACGTCAGCCCCCCTCCTCAAAATGCCAGACTTTTCCAAGGATTTCGTGATCGAATGCGATGCCTCCGGCCGTGGCCTCGGAGCGGTTCTCATGCAAGATCGACAACCGATTGCTTACTTCAGCAAGACCCTGGCCGGCCGCTGGTTAGCCAAGTCCGCGTACGAGAAGTAG